GATCAGCCCGGCCAAGGGGGAGCCGTTCAAGGCCACCCGGTTTGCGCCCGATCATCCCTGGGTGCGCTTCGTCGAATCCTCGATTGCCGCGGCCACGGGCAAGGCCCCGCATGTCCTGCCCAATCTGGCCGGCTCGCTGCCGAACGATGCTTTCACCGACATTCTCGGTCTGCCGACCATTTGGATACCGCATTCGCACGCCGAATGCGGCCAGCACGGTCCCAATGAACATGCCCGCCTCTCGATCGCGGAGGAGGGAATGCGCATCATGACCGCGCTTTTTCTCGATATCGGCGAGAAAGCCGCCGATCTCGCGCAGCTTCGCACGAGATCATCTGTCTGAGCAGAGCGAGGTCGGCAAGCCGAGGCAATATCTGCGCGGATCCGTCGATTTCCCTCGGCTCCGCTGCGAAAACCGCGGGACTTTCGAGCGCTCTCAGTTAGGCGGCCTGTTCCTTCGCGCGGCGTGAGAGATGCGCAACCACATTCTCGATCATGCGCATTCCGGCATCGCCGCCCAGCGTCATGATGCTCTCCGGATGGAACTGTACGGCTGCGACCGGTTCCCTTGCGTGTTCGATCCCCATGATTGTGCCGTCCTCGCTTTCGGCTGTGATGATGAAGTCCGGATGCAGCGTCTTCGGATCAGCGAAGATCGAATGATACCGGCCCACGGTCACCTCACGGCCGAGGCCGGAAAAGACGATCCCCGGCTCCAGAACACGAATACGCGACGGCTTGCCATGCATGGGAAGGGCCAGCTGGCGCAGTTCCCCACCATAGGCTTCCGCCAAGGCCTGCAGTCCCAGGCACACGCCGAAGACCGGCAGACCGCGCGCCCTTGCGGTTCGGATCGTCGCCTTGCAGTCGAAGTCCTTGGGGTTGCCGGGCCCGGGCGACAGCACCACGAGATCGGGGTCGATCCGCTCGAAGATTTCCTCTGCAACCGGCGTGCGGACGGTGGAAACCTCGGCGCCCGTCTGTCTGAAATAATTGGCAAGCGTGTGAACGAAGCTATCCTCGTGATCGACGAGGAGAATGCGGATCCCCTTGCCGACCGGCGCGACGTCCCGCCCGAGTTTCGATGTATTGCCGCTGCGCGCATCGCGAATGGCGGCGATCATGGCCGAGGCCTTCAGCTCCGTTTCGGCCTCTTCCTCCTGCGGGTCGCTATCGTTGAGCAGTGTCGCGCCGGCGCGCACCTCCGCAATGCCGTCCTTGATGCGGATCGTGCGAAGCGTGAGGCCAGTATTCATGTCGCCGTTGAAGCCGACCATGCCGATGGCGCCGCCATACCAGGCGCGCGGGCTGCGCTCGTGCTTTTCGATGAATCGCATTGCCCACAGCTTCGGCGCGCCGGTTACGGTGACTGCCCAGGCATGTGACAGGAAGCCGTCAAAGGCATCCATATCGGGCCTGAGGCGGCCCTCGATATGGTCGACGGTGTGGATCAGGCGCGAATACATTTCGATCTGGCGTCGGCCGATCACCTTGACCGAGCCCGGTTCGCACACGCGCGACTTGTCGTTGCGATCGACATCGGAGCACATGGTCAGTTCCGATTCGTCCTTTTTCGAATTCAGCAGTTTCAGGATCTGCTCGGAATCGGAGATTGCATCCTCGCCGCGCCGGATCGTCCCGGAAATCGGGCAGGTCTCGATGCGCCGGCCGGAGACCCGCACAAACATTTCCGGCGAGGCGCCGACCAGATATTCCTGATGGCCGAGATTGATGAAGAAGGAATAGGGGGAGGGGTTGATCGCCTTAAGACGGTTCGAAATTTCCGAGGGCCGCGACTCGCAGCGCTCCATGAATTTCTGGCCGGGCACAACTTCGAAAAGATCGCCGCGGCGAAAGCTTTCTTTCGCCTTGACCACAAGCTCTGCATACTCGCCGGGCCGGTGGTCGCCCTTGGGCGGGATCGTGTCCGTCTGCCGGAAAGGCTCCGGCGCGATGTCTTCCGAGCGGCCAACCGTGGTTCGTCCATCCTTGGCGAAGTCGTAGCGGTCCACCCAGGCCTTGGCGGAATAGTGATCAACCACCAGGATTTCGTCCGGCAGGAAAAGCACCATGTCGCGCTGATCGTCCGGCCGATCGAGGACCAGATCGATGGCATCGAACTGGAAGGCCAGATCATAGCCGAAGGCGCCGAACAGGCCAATCGAACTGTCGGCATCCGAATGGAAGAGATCGACGATGGCCCGCAGAACCGTGAAGACGGTCGGCATTTTCGAGCGCTCTTCCTCGGTAAACGCCCGGGACGGCGGATCGACGGTCAGATCGAGGCGGCGCGTCGTCCGCTGGCCGAGCGACAATTCGCCTTCACCGGCCAGACGCTCCGCGATGATTTCCAGCAGGACCTCGCCGCGGCCATTATACGCTTCGATCCATAGCTTGCGCCCGAAAGACGAGATCCCGAGCGGCGGATCGACGATTGCCGTATCCCAGCGGGTATAGCGACCCGGATATTCGTAATTGGAAGAGAAGACGGCTCCGCGCCGTTCATCCAGCTTGTCGACATAGCTCGACACGGCATCGGCATAGGGTGTCGCCCGGCGCTTGCGGCTGACGGTAATGCCCCCTCGCGTCTCAT
The sequence above is a segment of the Rhizobium sp. SSA_523 genome. Coding sequences within it:
- a CDS encoding anthranilate synthase — translated: MVTIIEDDGSEVYETRGGITVSRKRRATPYADAVSSYVDKLDERRGAVFSSNYEYPGRYTRWDTAIVDPPLGISSFGRKLWIEAYNGRGEVLLEIIAERLAGEGELSLGQRTTRRLDLTVDPPSRAFTEEERSKMPTVFTVLRAIVDLFHSDADSSIGLFGAFGYDLAFQFDAIDLVLDRPDDQRDMVLFLPDEILVVDHYSAKAWVDRYDFAKDGRTTVGRSEDIAPEPFRQTDTIPPKGDHRPGEYAELVVKAKESFRRGDLFEVVPGQKFMERCESRPSEISNRLKAINPSPYSFFINLGHQEYLVGASPEMFVRVSGRRIETCPISGTIRRGEDAISDSEQILKLLNSKKDESELTMCSDVDRNDKSRVCEPGSVKVIGRRQIEMYSRLIHTVDHIEGRLRPDMDAFDGFLSHAWAVTVTGAPKLWAMRFIEKHERSPRAWYGGAIGMVGFNGDMNTGLTLRTIRIKDGIAEVRAGATLLNDSDPQEEEAETELKASAMIAAIRDARSGNTSKLGRDVAPVGKGIRILLVDHEDSFVHTLANYFRQTGAEVSTVRTPVAEEIFERIDPDLVVLSPGPGNPKDFDCKATIRTARARGLPVFGVCLGLQALAEAYGGELRQLALPMHGKPSRIRVLEPGIVFSGLGREVTVGRYHSIFADPKTLHPDFIITAESEDGTIMGIEHAREPVAAVQFHPESIMTLGGDAGMRMIENVVAHLSRRAKEQAA